Proteins found in one Methanomassiliicoccus sp. genomic segment:
- a CDS encoding MFS transporter yields the protein MAVIRDSKGQALLLIAIVFVVFMDGLDASIVNIALPYITSSFAIDAGTAVWITMVYFMMMASLLLIFGKLADRGIIKKILVAGLIIFSLFSLSCGLSNSFETLLISRIFQGIGAAIMGACSPLLCVRFLPENRLGIGLGVIAAGASIGYASGPALGGILTEFLSWHWIFLINVPIGVAGIAFLLRALPQDEGYVRSYFDVPGSILLVTATITGIFALERSTHLGLENIQIISAVTICIVSVILFIIWEGRCEAPLLNLSIFRSSKFSPVFIAYFLINLVGTGKWYLIPFYLALIMGFDSATSGMYMFIQAAITVIISVPIGRWSDHVGRRWFSVVSCLAMAISCAILIFIDPSMGLLPLITVAILSGILWGFSGPAAGRIVEHVQEGEEGTGAALIAVSGYFGAAVGAALFAALFSFISDSGNVPFTDLDPGTFMLGFHGVMLVGLVMAIVAVVLSAAVKDKCPPESSMVPAQ from the coding sequence ATGGCGGTCATCAGGGACAGCAAGGGTCAGGCATTGCTGCTCATCGCCATCGTTTTCGTCGTTTTCATGGATGGCCTGGACGCATCCATCGTGAACATAGCCCTGCCATACATCACATCTTCCTTCGCTATCGATGCGGGCACCGCCGTCTGGATCACCATGGTCTACTTCATGATGATGGCCAGCCTGCTGCTGATCTTCGGTAAACTTGCCGACCGTGGCATCATCAAGAAGATCCTCGTTGCAGGGCTCATCATCTTCTCCCTCTTCTCTCTCAGCTGCGGTCTGTCGAACTCGTTCGAGACCTTGCTGATAAGCCGTATCTTCCAGGGGATCGGAGCAGCCATCATGGGGGCCTGCTCCCCCCTGTTGTGCGTGAGGTTCCTCCCTGAGAACAGACTTGGTATAGGTTTGGGGGTGATCGCGGCGGGTGCATCCATAGGATATGCCTCGGGTCCGGCGCTAGGCGGCATCCTTACAGAGTTCCTCTCTTGGCACTGGATCTTCCTCATCAATGTGCCGATAGGTGTGGCCGGGATCGCATTCCTGCTCCGGGCCTTACCCCAGGATGAAGGCTATGTGAGGTCCTACTTCGATGTGCCTGGTTCTATCTTGCTCGTGACGGCCACCATCACGGGCATCTTCGCGCTGGAAAGGTCCACGCACCTTGGTTTGGAGAACATTCAGATCATATCCGCTGTGACGATCTGCATTGTTTCTGTGATCCTTTTCATCATCTGGGAGGGTCGTTGTGAAGCGCCCCTGTTGAACCTGAGCATCTTCAGATCCAGTAAGTTCAGCCCGGTGTTCATCGCATACTTCCTGATAAACCTCGTCGGTACGGGCAAATGGTACCTTATTCCGTTCTACCTCGCGCTGATCATGGGGTTCGACTCCGCGACCAGCGGGATGTACATGTTCATTCAAGCTGCCATCACGGTCATCATCAGCGTTCCCATAGGGAGATGGTCCGATCATGTCGGGCGCAGGTGGTTCAGCGTCGTGTCCTGCCTGGCCATGGCCATTTCCTGCGCGATCCTGATCTTCATCGATCCCTCGATGGGTCTGCTACCCCTCATCACCGTGGCCATCCTCTCGGGGATCTTGTGGGGTTTTTCCGGCCCCGCCGCAGGCCGGATAGTGGAACATGTGCAGGAAGGAGAGGAGGGAACGGGAGCAGCCCTGATCGCGGTCTCCGGCTACTTCGGGGCCGCTGTGGGAGCGGCTCTCTTCGCCGCGCTCTTCTCCTTCATCAGTGATTCCGGGAACGTTCCCTTCACGGACCTCGATCCCGGAACCTTCATGCTAGGTTTCCATGGGGTGATGCTCGTCGGGCTGGTGATGGCGATCGTTGCGGTGGTCCTTTCAGCAGCGGTCAAGGACAAATGTCCTCCAGAAAGTTCGATGGTTCCAGCCCAGTAG
- a CDS encoding TIGR01548 family HAD-type hydrolase, which yields MKYNPTVGKFDNVNYRIRADIEDDTGRLAILFDMDGVLVDVTSSYRRAIQETVCYFSGNEAPLEEIQALKSKGGYNNDWDLTEAILVSRGKNVPKIDIIEKFQELYRGTKDKEGYIESERWLLSSQLLTRLKTRYALGIVTGRPRDEALFVLRKFNMAHLFDVIVAMEDYPPERSKPDPYAINLALSKICIMDAIYIGDTIDDMIAARRADVSPIGCISPGVVDSQVRDLLVRNGAIAILEDINDIERILP from the coding sequence GTGAAGTATAATCCCACAGTTGGAAAATTTGATAATGTAAATTATCGCATACGAGCCGACATCGAGGACGATACTGGACGACTGGCAATCCTGTTCGACATGGATGGCGTACTTGTCGATGTGACATCTTCCTACCGCCGGGCCATTCAAGAAACCGTGTGTTATTTTTCCGGAAATGAAGCACCGCTCGAGGAAATCCAGGCCCTCAAGAGTAAGGGAGGGTACAACAATGATTGGGATCTTACCGAGGCGATCCTGGTCAGCAGGGGGAAGAACGTACCAAAGATCGACATAATCGAAAAGTTCCAGGAACTATACCGTGGAACCAAGGACAAGGAAGGCTACATTGAGAGCGAGAGATGGCTGCTATCGAGCCAACTGCTCACACGGCTGAAGACCAGATATGCTCTTGGCATAGTGACCGGAAGGCCGAGAGATGAGGCCCTGTTCGTTCTCAGGAAATTCAACATGGCGCATCTATTCGATGTTATTGTGGCCATGGAGGATTATCCGCCCGAAAGGTCCAAACCCGATCCCTATGCAATAAACCTGGCATTGAGCAAGATCTGTATAATGGATGCTATATACATTGGCGATACCATTGATGATATGATAGCAGCCAGACGAGCTGATGTTAGCCCTATTGGCTGCATCTCCCCCGGCGTGGTAGATTCCCAAGTGAGGGACCTTCTAGTTAGGAATGGAGCAATAGCGATCTTGGAGGACATAAACGACATCGAGCGCATCCTACCATAA